In Gavia stellata isolate bGavSte3 chromosome 28, bGavSte3.hap2, whole genome shotgun sequence, a single genomic region encodes these proteins:
- the PSMD3 gene encoding 26S proteasome non-ATPase regulatory subunit 3 produces MKQEGASRRRGDKAKAPPDGPPPAPPDVEMQEEAAAAETAGERQPQRELDAVTLEDIKEHVKQLEKAVSGKEPRYVLRALRALPSTSRRLNSNVLHKAINGFFTSNSTMRDFLLGFLEESMDTEAELQFRPRTGKAASAPLLPEVETYLQLLLVIYLMNSKRYPEAQKVSDDLMQKISSQNRRALDLVVAKCYYYHSRIYEFLNKLDVVRSFLHARLRTATLRHDADGQATLLNLLLRNYLHYNLYDQAEKLVSKSVFPEQANNNEWARYLYYTGRIKAIQLEYSEARRTMTNALRKAPQHTAVGFKQTVHKLLIVVELLLGEIPDRLQFRQPSLKRSLMPYFLLTQAVRTGNLAKFNQVLDQFGDKFQADGTYTLIIRLRHNVIKTGVRMISLSYSRISLADIAQKLQLDSPEDAEFIVAKAIRDGVIEASINHEKGYVQSKEMIDIYSTREPQLAFHQRISFCLDIHNMSVKAMRFPPKSYNKDLESAEERREREQQDLEFAKEMAEDDDDGFP; encoded by the exons ATGAAGCAGGAGGGCGcgtcccgccgccgcggcgACAAGGCCAAGGCCCCCCCCGAcgggccgccgcccgccccccccgacGTGGAGAtgcaggaggaggcagcggCGGCCGAAACGGCCGGGGAGCGGCAGCCGCAGCGAGAGCTTGACGCCGTCACGTTGGAGG ATATCAAAGAGCACGtgaagcagctggagaaggCTGTGTCGGGGAAGGAGCCGCGCTACGTCCTGCGTGCCTTGCGGGCTCTGCCCTCCACCTCCCGCCGACTCAACTCCAACGTGCTCCACAAAGCCATCAATGGCTTCTTCACCTCCAACAGCACTATGCGGGACTTCCTCCTTGGCTTCCTGGAGGAG TCCATGGACACGgaagcagagctgcagtttCGCCCGCGGACGGGGAAGGCGGCCTCAGCCCCTCTCTTGCCAGAAGTGGAGACCTACCTCCAGCTGCTTCTCGTCATCTACCTGATGAACAGCAAGCGATACCCGGAG GCTCAGAAAGTGTCCGACGACCTGATGCAGAAGATCAGCTCCCAAAACCGCCGGGCCCTTGACCTGGTGGTGGCAAAATGTTATTATTACCACTCCCGCATCTACGAATTCCTGAATAAACTCGACGTGGTCAGGAG CTTCCTGCATGCCCGGCTACGGACAGCCACGCTGCGCCATGATGCGGACGGGCAGGCCACCCTCCTGAACTTGCTGCTGAGGAACTATCTCCACTACAACCTCTACGACCAAGCAGAAAAGCTCGTCTCCAAATCCGTGTTTCCTGAGCAGGCCAACAACAACGAGTGGGCTCGGTACCTCTATTACACAG GGCGCATCAAGGCCATCCAGCTGGAGTACTCAGAGGCGCGGAGGACCATGACGAACGCCCTGCGGAAGGCACCGCAGCACACGGCCGTCGGCTTCAAGCAGACG GTGCACAAGCTGCTCATCGTGGTGGAACTGCTGCTGGGGGAGATCCCGGACAGGCTCCAGTTCAGACAACCCTCCCTCAAGCGGTCGCTCATGCCATACTTCCTCCTGACTCAGG CCGTCAGGACCGGAAACCTGGCCAAGTTCAACCAAGTCCTCGATCAGTTCGGGGACAAGTTCCAGGCCGACGGCACCTACACCCTGATCATTCGTCTGAGGCACAACGTCATCAAGACAG GTGTCCGTATGATCAGCCTCTCCTATTCTCGCATCTCCCTGGCCGATATTGCCCAGAAGTTGCAGCTGGACAGTCCAGAGGATGCGGAGTTCATCGTCGCCAAG GCCATTCGGGACGGCGTGATCGAGGCCAGCATTAACCACGAGAAGGGCTACGTCCAGTCGAAGGAAATGATCGACATCTACTCCACCCGGGAGCCCCAGCTGGCGTTTCACCAGCGCATCTCGTTCTGCCTCGACATCCATAACATGTCCGTCAAG gccATGAGGTTCCCACCCAAATCTTACAACAAGGACCTGGAATCTGCAGAG GAGCGCCGGGAGCGCGAGCAGCAGGACCTGGAGTTtgcaaaggagatggcagaGGACGATGATGACGGTTTTCCGTGA
- the GSDMA gene encoding gasdermin-A, whose protein sequence is MFKKVTQSIVNQMDPKGDLVPVHSILDHEHFRPLCLVKKKKPTGCRSSPRYKQTWYSLEDVLLPGEDAKSTESLFPKGGGQDSRQFTLKTHISDRVDGSLSLCVDSTSLALKGAASLSKGWSIKLEKNHIPVPKLAALRTERKINVNHSFIQQLQKSQQNLYVVHETIETSEEASFEESTKAEGSFITQLYAKFCAKGTREKQQSITIPKGCTLAFRAIQLIVEDGSWDLEYFPKENRSMFESDGFSQGKLGALEVEVKENCQILSRLPSDLLVVFLKAIKAVMRDRNLFQELTQKMEAVLDETGSCELKTESPDLKDLLSSLQYSSRHLLLKLAGAITYTLDALDELMEDQLLLLLESLEEKIVSQQLKLVGSILEHDIEHKKGPFSVDAGLLSFSQEKEENLTIAMVEMSGVKLQKDGSAVCTEEAFSAVAALYVSLYVLDLLSNSD, encoded by the exons atgtttaaaaaagtCACCCAATCTATAGTAAATCAAATGGATCCAAAAGGAGACCTGGTCCCAGTTCACAGCATCTTAGACCATGAACATTTCAGACCCCTCTGcctagtgaaaaaaaaaaaaccaaccgGATGCCGGTCATCTCCCCGCTACAAACAGACATGGTACAGTCTTGAGGatgtgctgctgcctggagaagaCGCTAAAAGCACAG AGTCCCTCTTTCCCAAAGGAGGTGGTCAAGATTCAAGGCAATTTACACTCAAAACACACATCAGTGACAGAGTTGATGGGAGTCTAAGCCTTTGTGTTGACTCTACAAGCTTAGCACTGAAAGGAGCTGCCTCCTTGTCCAAAGGGTGGTCCATCAAGCTGGAGAAGAACCACATACCAGTACCAAAGCTTGCGGCACTGAGAACAGAAAG aaaaattaatgtgaaTCACTCCTTCATTCAACAACTACAGAAATCACAACAAAATTTATACGTGGTTCACGAAACGATAGAAACCTCAGAGGAGGCCAGCTTCGAGGAATCCACCAAGGCAGAGGGGAGCTTCATCACCCAGCTTTATGCCAAGTTTTGTGCGAAG GGCACCAGAGAGAAACAACAAAGCATAACTATACCCAAGGGCTGCACCCTGGCGTTCAGGGCAATCCAGCTGATTGTTGAAGACGGTTCATGGG ATCTTGAATatttcccaaaagaaaacagatcaaTGTTCGAATCTGATG GTTTCTCACAAGGAAAATTAGGAGCACTGGAGGTAGAAGTTAAAGAGAATTGTCAAATTCTCTCCAGATTGCCTTCTGATCTGTTAGtcgtatttttaaaagccatcaAAGCTGTGATGAGAGACAGGAACCTCTTTCAAGAACTGACCCAAAAA ATGGAAGCAGTTCTTGACGAAACTGGTAGTTGTGAGCTGAAGACAGAAAGCCCGGACTTAAAAGACCTGTTGAGCAGCTTACAGTATTCTTCAAGACACCTTCTCCTTAAGCTGGCAGGAGCAATCACCTACACTCTTGACGCATTAGATG AGCTAATGGAGgatcagctgctgctgttgctagAGTCCTTGGAAGAGAAGATTGTGTCCCAACAGCTTAAGCTG GTTGGGAGCATCTTGGAACACGACATAGAACACAAGAAGGGGCCTTTCAGCGTGGATGCTGGCTTACTCTCCTTCTcacaagagaaggaagaaaatttaacCATTGCAATGGTTGAGATGAGTGGAGTGAAGCTCCAGAAAGACGGCTCTGCTGTCTGTACCGAAGAAGCCTTCTCGGCCGTAGCAGCCCTGTATGTTTCTCTGTACGTCCTCGATCTTCTGAGTAACTCAGATTAG
- the ORMDL3 gene encoding ORM1-like protein 3, producing the protein MNVGTAHSEVNPNTRVMNSRGIWLSYVLGIGLLHVVLLSIPFFSVPVVWTLTNIIHNMSMYIFLHTVKGTPFETPDQGKARLLTHWEQMDYGVQFTASRKFLTIMPIVLYFLTSFYTKYDRIHFVINTISLMSVLIPKLPQFHGVRIFGINKY; encoded by the exons ATGAACGTGGGAACAGCACACAGCGAGGTGAATCCCAACACCCGTGTCATGAACAGCCGGGGCATCTGGTTGTCCTACGTCCTTGGAATCGGCCTGCTGCACGTCGTGCTCCTGAGCATCCCCTTCTTCAGCGTCCCTGTGGTTTGGACTCTAACCAACATCATTCACAACATG AGTATGTACATCTTCCTACATACCGTGAAAGGAACTCCTTTTGAGACTCCAGACCAGGGGAAGGCTCGGCTGCTCACGCACTGGGAGCAGATGGACTACGGCGTGCAGTTCACGGCATCACGCAAGTTCCTGACCATCATGCCCATTGTCCT GTATTTTCTAACCAGCTTTTACACCAAGTATGACCGGATACACTTCGTAATCAACACCATCTCCCTTATGAGCGTCCTGATACCCAAACTGCCTCAGTTTCATGGAGTCCGGATCTTTGGGATCAATAAGTACTGA